A window of the Rhizobium brockwellii genome harbors these coding sequences:
- a CDS encoding aldo/keto reductase encodes MEMRRLGKTGLSVAPIVIGGNVFGWTADEKTSFAILDAFFDAGLNTIDTADVYSSWVPGNKGGDSEEIIGRWLSQTKVSRDKAVIVTKVGSDMGQGKTLKETYILKAVEDSLRRLQTDYIDLYLSHWPDADTPHEETLGAYAKLKQQGKIRAIGCSNYDATLLQASFEAAEKAGLPRYDVLQPEYNLYERSSFEGPLADLCVKEDIGVITYFSLAAGFLTGKYRSKADTEGRAREGRVSKYFDDKGLRILAALDKVSAETGAKPAEISLAWLLRKKGVTAPIASATSLSQLESLAKSATLALSDDAMALLDEAGA; translated from the coding sequence ATGGAAATGCGCCGGCTTGGAAAAACAGGTCTTTCGGTTGCGCCGATCGTCATCGGCGGCAATGTCTTCGGCTGGACGGCCGACGAAAAAACATCCTTCGCCATTCTCGATGCCTTCTTCGACGCGGGCCTGAATACGATCGATACGGCCGATGTCTATTCCTCGTGGGTTCCGGGCAACAAGGGCGGCGATTCCGAGGAGATCATCGGGCGCTGGCTAAGCCAAACCAAGGTCTCCCGCGACAAGGCCGTCATCGTCACCAAGGTCGGCTCCGACATGGGACAGGGAAAGACGCTGAAGGAGACCTATATCCTTAAGGCGGTCGAGGATTCGCTGCGCCGGCTGCAGACCGACTATATCGACCTTTATCTATCGCACTGGCCGGATGCAGATACGCCGCACGAGGAAACGCTCGGTGCCTATGCCAAGCTGAAGCAGCAGGGCAAGATCCGCGCCATCGGCTGCTCGAACTATGATGCGACGCTGCTTCAGGCCTCGTTCGAGGCGGCCGAAAAGGCCGGCCTGCCGCGTTACGATGTACTGCAACCGGAATATAATCTCTATGAACGTTCGAGCTTCGAGGGGCCGCTTGCCGACCTCTGCGTCAAGGAAGACATCGGCGTCATCACCTATTTCAGCCTTGCCGCCGGCTTCCTCACCGGCAAATACCGCAGCAAGGCAGATACTGAAGGCCGCGCACGCGAGGGCCGGGTTTCGAAATATTTCGACGACAAGGGCCTGCGCATTCTGGCCGCGCTCGACAAGGTTTCGGCCGAAACCGGCGCCAAGCCGGCGGAAATATCGCTCGCCTGGTTGTTGCGCAAGAAGGGCGTGACGGCGCCGATCGCCAGCGCGACCAGCCTTTCGCAGCTTGAAAGCCTGGCGAAATCGGCGACACTTGCGCTTTCCGATGATGCGATGGCGCTGCTCGACGAAGCCGGTGCCTGA
- a CDS encoding Gfo/Idh/MocA family protein produces MLRFGIISTAKIGRDNVVPAIQDAENCVVTAIASRDLKRAREMADRFSVPHAFGSYEEMLASDLIDAVYIPLPTSQHIEWSIKAADAGKHVLCEKPLALKADDIDDVIAARDRNRVVVSEAYMITYSPVWQKVRSLIDEGAIGSLRHVQGAFTYFNRDPANMRNVPELGGGGLPDIGVYPVMGTRFSTGKEPLWIQAITERDADFGTDIYSSVKADFGDFELSFYISTQMANRQVMVFHGTEGYIEVKSPFNANRWGPEEIELADRSHNESRIFRFQDSRQYKRQVEAFARAVTNGKEEIVTLENSKLNQKVIDAIYRASEKDGWEAV; encoded by the coding sequence ATGCTGCGTTTCGGTATCATTTCAACGGCGAAGATCGGCCGCGACAATGTCGTTCCGGCGATCCAGGATGCGGAAAATTGTGTCGTCACGGCCATTGCCAGCCGTGATCTCAAGCGCGCAAGGGAGATGGCCGACCGCTTCTCAGTGCCGCATGCCTTCGGCTCCTACGAGGAGATGCTGGCCTCAGACCTCATCGACGCCGTCTACATCCCGCTGCCGACCTCGCAGCATATCGAATGGTCGATCAAGGCGGCGGATGCCGGCAAGCACGTGCTCTGCGAAAAGCCGTTGGCGCTGAAGGCAGACGATATCGACGACGTGATCGCCGCCCGCGACCGCAACCGGGTGGTGGTCAGCGAAGCCTACATGATCACCTATTCGCCGGTCTGGCAGAAGGTGCGCTCGTTGATCGACGAGGGCGCCATCGGGTCGCTCCGGCATGTGCAGGGCGCCTTCACCTATTTCAACCGCGATCCCGCCAACATGCGCAACGTTCCCGAGCTCGGCGGCGGCGGCCTTCCCGATATCGGCGTCTATCCCGTCATGGGCACGCGTTTTTCCACCGGCAAGGAGCCGCTGTGGATCCAGGCGATCACCGAGCGCGATGCGGATTTCGGCACGGATATCTATTCGAGCGTCAAGGCCGATTTCGGCGATTTCGAGCTGAGCTTCTATATCTCGACGCAAATGGCCAACCGCCAGGTCATGGTCTTCCACGGCACCGAAGGCTACATCGAAGTCAAGTCGCCGTTCAACGCCAATCGCTGGGGACCGGAAGAGATCGAGCTTGCCGACCGCAGTCACAATGAATCGCGCATCTTCCGCTTTCAGGACAGCCGCCAGTACAAGCGGCAGGTCGAGGCCTTCGCCCGGGCGGTGACGAACGGCAAGGAAGAGATCGTCACGCTCGAAAATTCGAAGCTGAACCAGAAGGTGATCGACGCGATCTATCGCGCCAGCGAGAAGGACGGCTGGGAGGCGGTCTAG
- a CDS encoding GtrA family protein: MKKLIRFTIAGGIGFLVDAGILSVLLALTPLGPFLARLVAIALAMASTWAFNRSFTFDRSGRSLAAEGFRYGSVGVTAALVNYGLYSALLLSLPALQPLAAMVIASIASMIFSFFGYSRFVFRAE, translated from the coding sequence ATGAAAAAGCTCATCCGATTCACCATCGCCGGCGGCATCGGCTTCCTCGTCGATGCCGGCATCCTGTCGGTGCTGCTCGCTCTGACGCCGCTCGGACCGTTTCTGGCCCGGCTCGTGGCGATCGCCTTGGCGATGGCCTCGACCTGGGCTTTCAACCGGAGCTTCACCTTCGATCGCTCCGGCCGTTCGCTTGCCGCCGAGGGCTTCCGCTATGGCTCCGTCGGGGTGACGGCAGCGCTCGTCAATTACGGGCTCTATTCCGCGCTGCTGCTGTCGCTGCCGGCACTTCAGCCACTGGCGGCCATGGTGATCGCCAGCATCGCCTCGATGATCTTCAGCTTCTTCGGCTATTCGCGCTTCGTCTTCCGCGCCGAGTGA
- a CDS encoding glycosyltransferase, giving the protein MARSRTDNLNIAVLLPCYNEAATIGPVVQGFRATLPDAAIHVYDNNSTDGTALQAMLAGAHVVRERRQGKGHVVRRMFADIDADIYIIADGDGTYAPEDAEELVRTLLTERADMVVGTRRGVHADAGRQGHAFGNRLFNLLYRMIFGPDFTDIFSGYRAFSRRFVKSFPAVSGGFEIETEMSVHASRLKLPVSELELDYGRRPEGSHSKLSTFRDGAKILWMFAMLMKETRPFAFFSAISATFMLASLGFMAPVLAEYFETGLVSRMPTWVLSTALMMISFMLFTAGVILDSVARARAEQLRIHYMGLERPSALKAPLSDAGPVSRARPGKADAA; this is encoded by the coding sequence ATGGCCCGATCGCGTACCGACAATCTGAATATTGCCGTCCTGCTTCCCTGCTATAATGAAGCGGCGACGATCGGCCCAGTCGTCCAGGGCTTCCGGGCGACGCTGCCCGATGCTGCGATCCATGTCTACGACAACAATTCCACCGACGGCACCGCGCTGCAGGCAATGCTTGCCGGCGCGCATGTCGTGCGCGAGCGGCGGCAAGGCAAGGGCCATGTCGTGCGCCGCATGTTCGCCGATATCGACGCCGACATCTACATCATCGCCGACGGCGACGGCACCTATGCGCCCGAGGATGCCGAAGAACTGGTGCGCACGCTGCTGACGGAGCGCGCCGACATGGTGGTCGGCACTAGGCGCGGCGTACACGCCGATGCCGGCCGTCAAGGCCATGCGTTCGGCAACCGGCTTTTCAACCTGCTCTACCGGATGATCTTCGGCCCTGATTTCACCGATATCTTCTCCGGCTACCGCGCGTTTTCGCGCCGCTTCGTCAAGAGCTTCCCGGCGGTATCAGGCGGCTTCGAGATCGAAACCGAAATGTCCGTGCATGCCTCCCGGCTGAAGCTGCCGGTCAGCGAACTGGAGCTCGACTACGGCCGCCGGCCGGAAGGCTCGCACTCCAAGCTTTCGACGTTCCGCGACGGCGCCAAGATCCTCTGGATGTTCGCGATGCTGATGAAGGAAACCCGGCCCTTCGCCTTCTTCAGCGCGATCAGCGCCACCTTCATGCTGGCGAGCCTCGGCTTCATGGCGCCGGTGCTGGCGGAATATTTCGAAACGGGTCTTGTCAGCCGCATGCCGACCTGGGTGCTGTCGACGGCGCTGATGATGATCTCCTTCATGCTGTTCACCGCCGGCGTCATCCTGGATTCCGTTGCGCGCGCCCGCGCGGAACAGCTCCGTATCCATTATATGGGCCTGGAGAGGCCGAGCGCGTTGAAGGCGCCGCTCAGCGACGCAGGGCCGGTATCGCGCGCGCGTCCCGGCAAGGCGGATGCGGCATGA